CCACACCGATCGCTGCGCTTCGGAGCTCAACGAGGCCAGCATCTGGTGCAGCGCACCGAAGGACTCCCGCTCGAAACGGGCGCACTCCGCAGCCGAGGGAAGGTGAACCGGAGCGTCGATGACCTCGACGACGATGTCGTGGAAGCCGGCCGTGGTGAGCTCGCGGTGGACGAGCTCGGGGTCGGCGAAGCTGAACGGTCCCGGCTGGTCCGGCGCGGGGGCGGGCAGCTCGGCGCGTCGGCGGATGATCGACACGGGCAGCGAGAAGAACTGGTTGGTGGCAGCGGTGGAGTAGGTGATGGTGGCGAAGCGGCCACCGTCGGCGAGCGCGTGGTGGATACCGGTCAGGGCGCGGTGCCGGTCGGGGAAGTAGATGAAGCCGACCCGTGAGATCGCCGCGTCGAAGCTTCCTGCGTCGAGGTCGTGGAGGTGCTCGCCGTCGAGCTCGCGTGTCGACACGTTGTCCATTCCGGCGTCGGCTGCTGCCTTGGCCGCGTAGCGCAGGATCTCCGGTGACAGGTCGGTCGCCAGCACCTGTCCGGAGGGTCCCGCGCGGTGGGCGGCGGCGATGCTCTGGCCACCGGCGCCAGCAGCGACGTCGATGACGGAGCTCCCGGCGGTGACGCCGGCGAGGTCGAGCATCCGGTCGGTCGCGGGGCCCAGCCAGGTCTCGAGCAGCGGCGCCCAGGCGTTCCAGCCCGAGGCGTATTCCTGCCATTGCTGGCGGGTGGTCGTCTTGTACTGCGCTGGGTCGAATGCCATGAGCTCGTCTCCTCGTTGATCGTGCCGGTGGTGTGGTCGCCTCCGACGTGGTCTCATCTCCTAGGCGCCAGATTCGGAGCCGAACCCGCCAGATCCGTTCTGGCGATCCGCCTGCAGCCGCCAGGGAGGCGCGATGGCCGAGTTGACGCGAGAGCGGGTCTTCGGCCGTGAAGCCCAGCTCGAGCAGATCGTCTCGGCCATCGACGCACCCGGGTCGGGCGTGCGCAGGCCGGTGTTCGTCAGCGGGTCGGCTGGCATCGGGAAGACGTCGGTCGTCCGTGCCGCCCTCAATCGCTGCCGTAGCGGTGCGCTGGTGGCCTGGGGAACGTGCTGGC
This sequence is a window from Egibacteraceae bacterium. Protein-coding genes within it:
- a CDS encoding class I SAM-dependent methyltransferase, which codes for MAFDPAQYKTTTRQQWQEYASGWNAWAPLLETWLGPATDRMLDLAGVTAGSSVIDVAAGAGGQSIAAAHRAGPSGQVLATDLSPEILRYAAKAAADAGMDNVSTRELDGEHLHDLDAGSFDAAISRVGFIYFPDRHRALTGIHHALADGGRFATITYSTAATNQFFSLPVSIIRRRAELPAPAPDQPGPFSFADPELVHRELTTAGFHDIVVEVIDAPVHLPSAAECARFERESFGALHQMLASLSSEAQRSVWAEIEEALGQFESDRGFVGPCELVVAGATR